The sequence TACATTGTTTTGCACATGCAAACATGTTATGTTTGCTGTTAAAATCTTCGATTTTACAACCTTCAGGATATAGCGAAACTATTTTTAAATATGCTTTCTAATATTACATGATGAAATCTCTGTGTATAATCGCATGTGGAAAAAAGAAAATATGGGATGAAAATCCAGAAAAAGGTCCTGTAAAAGCAGAAAATTTGTATACAGGTTCATTTACCAGAAAATGTATGCAATACGCTAAAAAGGCTGATTTTGGTTCATGGTGCATTTTATCAGCTAAATACGGGTTTTTATTTCCAGATGAAGTTGTCCAGGGACAGTACAGTGAATGTTTCCACAATAAAACATCAAATCCAATTACATTAGAGAATCTTTTTTTACAGATAAAGTCTAAAGAACTTGATAAATACGAAAAAATCACTATTCTTGGTGGAAATTATTATACTCACATGATGAAAAAATTGTTTAGCGAAAAAGAAGTTCTTAATCCGTTAAATGGATGCAAAGGTATTGGACACATGATGAAAAAACTCAATAGTTTAATTAACACTGCATCACTTTAATTTTAGTTTAATAAAAGATATATTAACCCATTAAAACTATAAGTCAACTAAGATGTGATATTATGATACCCGAATGGATTATGGCAGGATTATGGGGTTTAATAGCTGGATCCGCTCTTTTAATTGGAGCACTGTTTGCATATTTATTTAAGATTCCCCAACGTATTGTAGCATCTATAATGGCATTTGGTGCAGGTGTTTTACTTTCAGCAATCTCCTTGGAGTTAATGGAAGAATCATTTTCCCTTGGAGGATTCCCAAACATGGTTACAGGTTTTCTTCTGGGGGCCTTAATCTTTACAGTTATAAATATTTATCTTGCGCGCTATGGGGCTAAACACCGTAAACGTTCAGGTAAACAGGTTCAATCAAAGGCATGTCTGAAGATAATAGTTTAGCTATTGTCGTGGGCTCTGTAATAGACGGGATCCCTGAATCAACTGCCATAGGGATTACTATAATTACAGGCGGTGCTGTAAGTGTTGCGACAGTTGCAGCAATTTTTATATCCAATATACCTGAAGGTTTATCAAGTACAGCCGGTATCAAAAATGCAGGGTGGAACCCTGGTTCAATATTTGGTATGTGGCTCCTTATTACAGCTGTCAGTGGGTTAGCGTCTCTGGCAGGTTATGCTATATTCAGTCAGCTACCGCAGAGTATAAATTCATTAACTCTAGCGCTTGCAGCAGGTGGAATTCTTGCAATGCTCGTAGATACAATGATTCCTGAAGCTTTTTCAGAAACTCATGACCTTGCAGGTTTAATTACAGTTTTAGGGTTTATAGTTTCATTTATCCTTTCAAAAATAGGATAAGATATAGAACTATAAAAAAGTAATAGAAAAAAAGTAATTAATTTGTTTTAAAATTAACTAGCGTTTTTTCAGCTCAACAGCTAAATTTTTACCCATTTCATAGCATTTATCTAATTCTTCTCCTTTAGGAACGAAATTTACTTCAAGTTTATCGAAAATTTCAAATCCACAGTTTTCAATATCATCTGCTAATTTATGGATTCCACCTTTAGACCATCCATAGGATCCAAAAATAAGGGCTAATTTTTTAATTTGGGGCCTATCAAACCTTAAGCTTCCAAGATAATAAATTAAATCTCCAATACTTGGAAATGGATTGTTAAAAATGGTAGGAACTCCAAATAAAACAGCTTTACTGTCTAAAATATCCTTTACAATTTCGCTACGTTCGTCTTCATGCAAGAAATAGGTGAAAACATCTACATCTTCACTCATAATTCCTTCTACTAATGCATGGGCCATCTTTTGTGTTGAGCCGTGCATTGTATCATAAACGACAGTTACCTTATTTTTACATTTACCTGTAGCCCAGTTGCTGTATGCCTCAATAATCTTCATTGGATCTGTCCAGATTTGACCATGTGCAGGAGCAATTGTTTCAATTTTTTCCAATAATGCCAGATCTTCAATTTCTTTAAATTTTCTGAGTATCATTGGAGATAGTGGCGTAAGTAAATTAGCATAAAACTTCTTTGCAGCATCCATTAGTACAAATTCAGGAATTTCATCATCCATTCTCTGTTTAAAACATAAATGCTGTCCAAAAGCATCGTTTGAAAATAGTATGCCATCATCAACGAGCAGTGTAAACATGCTGTCAGGCCAGTGTAGCATAGGAGCTTCAATGAAAGTTAATTTTCTATTCCCAACATCAAGCTCATCTCCAGTCTTGACAACATTAAAATTAACATTTTCAAGGGAATAATGCATTTTAAGCCCATTTAATGCCTTTTGAGTACAGTATATTGGTGCATCAGGGAATTTTTTATGCATTTCTTGCAGTGTACCACTATGATCCTTTTCAATATGGTTTTGAATTATAATATCTATTTTGAAATCTTTTCCTTCCTTATTACAGGCATCTTCAATTCTGCCCAACATCTGAGAAGTTGTTCCAGGATATGCGTTATCAATTAAAACTGTCTTATCTTCTCCAAATATTAAGTAAGCGTTATATGTTGTCCCATTTAGGGTATATCCATGGTAACTCCTTAAATCCCAGTCTAAAACTCCAACCCAGTATACACCATCATTAATTTTGACTGCATCTGCCTTCATTTTTCACACCTCTAAAACGAAAGTTTAGAAACTTCTAAATATATTTAAATCTATTAATTTAAGTTATATAACTTTTAACTTATATTTTTATCTACAAAAGCCAAAGAATACTATTAAATGATTAAATTAAGATAATAAGTCTTTTTTTAGCTATTATGGCAAAAATAGATTATATTACGTTCTATTTATATTTATATTGAAACAAATGCTTAGCTATTAACTTTCGCCCATGTATATAGCGTGAGCATTAAATATTTCCTGTTAAATTTTAGTTGATATATAAAATAAAAAATAGGTGATTTAGTATATTCAAATAAAAATATTACATTATTTAAGAGCCTCAAGAACATAAGCATTGGTCTTAATACTCTAATTTATTGAAAATTAATTTAAATTTAGTCCCATTAGTCCTATCAAGTTCTATAGTCCCATCTAATTGATCGACAAGGCTATTTACTAATAATAAACCTAAGGTGCCATTATTTTTATAATTAATGTCTTCTGGTAATCCAACGCCATTATCGCTTATAATTAAAATAAATTTATCTTTTTTATAGGAATGTAGATATACATATATCTCATTTAAATTTGTTGTATTATCCTGTGATTTGCAGTAGTTTGCTGGAAAAGCATATTTTAATGAGTTTGTTACAAGTTCGTTAATGATTAAACCACAGGGAATTGCTGTATTAATATCCAGTGAAACATCGTCAATATCCAACTTAAAGTTTATGTAAGAAGGATCTATGGAATAAGAATAGGACAAATAATTTATTAAATTTTCAACATATGCTCCAAATTCAATATTTGTAAAATCTGAGGATTGATACAGCTGTTCATGGATAAATGCCATTGATCTGACTCTGCTCTGCCTTTCTCTAAATAGCTCAAGATCTTCTTTATCTTTTACATATTTAGATTGGAGGCTGAGCAGACTGCTTATAATCTGTAAATTATTTTTAACACGGTGGTGGATTTCTTGAAGAAGTAGCCCTTTTTCCTCAAGGGATGCTTTAATTTTATTTTCTGCCAGTTTAATATCGGTAATATCGTTACCAATACAAACTATCCCCAATGTTTGGGAGTTATCAATTTCAATTTGAGAGAGGGACAAAAATACTGGAATTAAGTGGCCATTTTTAGCCTTGAACATGGTTTCTATATTAGTTATTGATTTTTTATCCCCATTAAATGGATTTTCTTTAAACAAAGGCTTTTGATCCTCTGCAAAGACAGTGTTAAGAGGTTTATCAACTAATTCTGAATCAGCGACCCCTAAAAGATCCATAGTTGCCTGGTTAACCTTTACTATGCGCATGTCATCATCAAGTAAAAAGAAAAAGTTTGACATGATAGACACAATGCTATCTGCAGCGATAGCAGGAGTAAGTGCAGGAAATTTATATTTCCAGATTCCATAGCTCATGAGGGTGATTCCCATTGTCATGGTGGTCATTGTCAGTTCAGGTACCCTTAAAAATACAATTGGTAACATGAAGTCTGTAGCTAAACTTATAAAGAAAGGTATGTAAAGGCCTGCAAGGATGTATTTAGCCTGTTTTTTCTTTAAATCGTATGATTTTAGATAATATGCAAAACATATTCCCCCTGCTAAAACCACTGCAACAACTGTCCACAGCGACATGATGTTGTATAAAGTTGCATCTGCAGGAACAATGTAAGTCCATCCCCAGTATTCTTTTGAAGCGCCGGATATAAGTAAATCAGTGGTTAATCCAACTGCAGAAATGGCGATTCCTGGCAGATATATTAAAAGATAGGTTAATTTATTTTTTAAATAGGAAGATTTGGTAAATATCAATGAGACATGCAGTAGTAAGGAAGGCACTATTGGCCATAGGGTACTGATTTTTAACCAGAAAAATGCTGTCTGAAAGGTTTCAGCATGCCTGTATTCAAATTCTATAAACGCGAGAAATCCTACAAATATACATGTTAACGCAATTATGGTATTTAACCGGCTTTTTGGATTTTTATGGTAAATAAAATTACCAAGAAAAAAACACACCATAAAGGCTACCAGTGAAATTAATGCAAATACGTTCATTTAATATTTTTCTCCGATTTAAACTTTTTTAAACTTTGTTTTTTATATTATTTAAGTATGACATGATATGTGACTCTAGTTTAACTCATATATTCATAAAAAAGTTTATTTTTAAACAATATTTATTATTTATACTTAAAAATTGTATTACTTTTATTTATTTGTTTATTTTGCCTAAATAAACAGATAATAAGAAGTCAATATCTATTAATCAGTAAAATATGTTTAAAATTGTATTAAAATCTGGAGGAAAAAATATGCATTTGAACGCCAATTATAGAAATATTGAATTTAAGTCTTTGAAATATTTAAAAAATGAAATTACCTATGGAGGATATTTAGCTGCACTGTGCAGTCCCTGTTTTATAATATCCGCATCGATTATTCTGGATATCAAAATTTCCATACCTATGCTGCTAATATCATATTTACTGCCTCTGATAATTTACAGCTACGATTACTATAAAGATATCGATAAGGATATTAAAAATAATTCAGAAAGGGCTACTTTTTTAAAAAGAAAAGCTGATAGATATCCCTTTGTATTTGCTTTTTACAGTTTATTTTTAGTTTCTCTGCTGGTATTATATTCAAACTGGGGGATGGTTGTTTTTATAGTGGCTATAATGGCCGGTGGGATACTGTACAACGTGGTGCTCAAAAACCTAACAAAAAAGATTCCTGCATTTAAAAACATGTTTACAGCATTAACATGGGCATTAGTAGGGGCACTTTTCCCTCTTTTTTACTATTCCATGGATATTAACATGTCTTTTATAATAGCATTTTCATTTATATTTATGAGGGTCATGAACAATGTTATGTTCTTTGATTTGAAGGATATAGAAAATGACAGGTCTGAAGGCTTAAAAACGCTCCCTGTAATGCTGGGAAAAAAAGGTGCATTAAACTTTCTGCAGGCTTTAAATGTTATTTCATTCATTCCTTTAGTGGTGGGAGTGTACTTTAACATAATTGATATTAAGGGTATTTTCTTGCTAATTTTCCTTTTTTATAGTTATTTCTATATTAATAAGGCAAACTCAGCATCAAATAGCGAATTAGAAAAAACTGCGCATACATTAGCGGATTTAGAGTTTATTTTATGGCCTGTTGTTCTTATACTGATCCAATTTTTAAGTATAGTTTAATTAAGTAGAACTAGACAGCCATTTGTTTATTTTTAATCATATTCCCTTTAATTTATTTTTTATTAAAACTTAATATTTAAATATCTATTTTATCCCTCTTTCTGTAGGCCATCCCCTGGAAGATTGCTATTAATTCACCGTCATCACCTGTAACTGTAATGGTATAAGTACCAAGCTTTGGATTTGCAGATATCTCTTCTGCTTCTGCAAATAAAGTTCCAGATCTAGCGGCTTTCATAAATGAGATATTTGCATTTATAGCTACTGTAACAGTCCTGTAAGAATTTGCAGCAGCAGCAAAGGTAAAATCTGCTAAAGTAAATATAGCTCCCCCATGGACAGTCCCAATCCCATTAAGATGATTTTCAGTTATCTCCATTTTAGATTTTGCCCATCCTTCTTTAACTTCAAGTAGTTCTATACCTGTATATTCCGCAAATTTATCTTTTTTAAAGAATTCTTTAATCTTTTCCATCTTAATTCACCATAACCCTATATTAAATATTTATTATCTATAAATAATTCTCTTTAAAGGAATAATTTTATAATTAATTATATATTCATTGATTTTTGTTTAAGTGATTTTTATGTTGGCCATAGAAATAATATATAACCAACCCTATTGCGAGCCAGACAATAAATTTTAATTGAGTAATTGTCGGCAGTTCAAATACAAGCAAAATGCAGAATACTATTGTAATAGCAGGGATCATAGGTACAAGCAGCGTTTTAAAATGGCGCTGAATGTCTGGCTGCGTTTTTCTTAATATTATTGCAGCAAATGAAACTACAATAAATGCTGCAAGTGTCCCTATATTTACAAGCGGGACTACATCAGTTAGGAACAAATGCAGCAATAGCCGCCCCCAATATAACCAATAACTGCAATACCAGTAACTGAGGTCTTATATTTTTCATGTATTTTTATTTGATTTTCTTGATTAATGGAGTTTAAATTATTTAAAATAACAATTAACACTGTTTTTAACATTTTTTGACTTAGTTAATTATTATAATAATAAAATATAAATAAGTATTACTAATATCACCTAAAATTTAAGTAAATATGTTTTTCATTAAACAATTAACGCGCCGTATTTTAATTTATAAATTTATATCAAGCTTAAAAAGAGGAAATATTATGGATATTAAAATAGATATCAAAGAAATTATAGGAGAAAATGCCAAAAATAGTTATATTCCTGTAGAATTGATAACTGATAGAGGTGAAGTATCCTGCCGATTTTATAAAGTTGACAGTAACAATTTAAGCGTAATTTGGGTAGGTGGAGTAGGTGGAGGTTGGGACACACCAGCTGAAGAATTATACCCCGATCTATCTGAAAAAATTAAAAAAAACGGCATATCCTCCCTTAGAATCCGCTACAGATATCCTCATGATATTGAAGAATCTTTATATGATGTACTTGCTGGAATTAAATTTTTAGAAAATTTAGGGGCATCCAAAATTGCTTTAGTTGGCCATTCACTTGGAGGCGCGGTGGTGATTCAAGCTGCTGCATCATCTAGTTCTGTTAAGACTGTAGTTGCACTTTCAACTCAAAGCCACGGGACTGATTCAGTTTCTAATTTTTCTCAAGATACTTCCATATTAATTATCCATGGATCTGATGATCCTGTTCTTCCCATAAACTGTTCTAAACAGGTTTACAATAAAGCACATGAGCCCAAGGAAATAGTTATATTAACTGGAAATGCACATTGTCTGGATGAATCATCTGAAAAAGTTCACCAGATAGTATACGATTGGATTGTGTCAGAATTAACTAATTAAACATTAACCTAATAATAGCGTATATCACGTTCTTTTAATGATAAGTTACTTTGGCCTATTACATACAAATAAATCTCTTCAGTTTCATCTGCTTTTACTGGTTTCCACCCTCTGAATTTCCAGACATATGAAACAATTCGAGTACCAGGCTTTAATTCCTCCAGAAACTTAGATTTTAATTTTTGATTGGCAGTATCACTTAAAAATAAAGTTACCACAGTAGCTTCACTGATATTCTGATTGAAAAAGTTTCCCCATACAATTTTGGCTCTGTTTCCAATACCTGAAAGTGTTATGACTAAGCGAGACCAAAATACACGTGAGGGGTCTGCTTCCAACCCTACGGCCTTTGCATTATACTTTTTAACAGCATTAATCACAATTCTACCGTCGCCAGAGCCGAGATCATATACAATATCTCCTGTACCTACTTCTGCCATATCAAGCATCTGTTTAACCAATTTTTTAGAAGTAGGCTGAAATCCAGCACCTATAATACTTGACCAGAATATCCATATTAAAAAAAGTCCAATTAGTGCTATAACTATGAGTATATATAATGAAAATGTCATTTTGCGCTCCGATTTTTATATTATTCAATAATAGATTTGATCTATATACTATTAATTAAAATTTATCTTTAGCATAAAATTAAGCCGTGAGCATCAAAAATGCTCCCAAAATCCTCCAAAAGCTTTTTAAGCTTTGATTTTTGGGTTCAAAAACATTACATTTTTTCCAAACCTCAAAAATTTACAATTTTTGGGTCCAGAAAAATGCACGGCATGCAAACACGATGTGTTTTGCTGTTTTAAATCTCCGATTTGACAACATTTTTCTTCAACTCAAAATCCATGATTTTTGACAGATGTGTGCCTCTGTTACTTCCTGCTTAGTTTAATTGCTAATCTTGACTTTTCAAGAGCTAAGCCCAGTTGTAAACCAATAGAACTAAGATTTTCGAGACTGATATCATTGTAATGTTTTATCTGTCTGCTGCCCATATTTAAAAGACCTATTATATTATCTCCGCTTTTAATGGGCAATATTAACATAGTTCTTATGCCATTTGCTTTAACTGCAGGTTCAAGGGAGTCATATTCTTCAGATTCAGATGTTACATATACTAAATTCTGTTTTTCAAGTGTTTTACTGAAGAGATCTTTAAACATGCCTGCCATGCACATATTTTTAAGACCTTCAGGAAGATTTCTGTGTACCCTTAAAGTTAATTCTTCTTTATCGTCATTTAGGTAAATACAACCCATTTCAAAGCCCAGTGAATTAATAGTAGATTTTACAGCCTTTTCAAGCATTTCATCTTCGTTGCTTGTGGAATTAAGTACAGTCGAAATCTGGTTCATTGCAAGTAAAGTGTTGGCAAATTCCTCTTTCTCACTGGTTAACCTCTGCATCTTCAGATATCCTGAAAGTTCATCGGCAGCCATCTCTACATTTTCAATGCTTACAGAGCTAACTGAAGTTAAAGTAGTCAGTAGAAGTATAGAACCAATGGCAGAATCTTCATCGATAATAGGAATAGACAGCATCAAAGAAATAGACATATCTTCAAGTATTGACTTGACATTTTCAAGATAAAATTCTCTGTTTCCAGCAGATTTTGTTTCCAATGTATCCATGCTTTTTTCAATAAATCCTTTAATATTTGGAAGTAATTTACCAGTTAACTGCGACGTTTCGTATGCAGGCCTTAAATTTCCATTATCCTTTAAAAATATTGTACAATATTTATATGGAATTATATCTTTGATACTCCCTGTTGTCTCTTTCATAAGCTGTTCTTCACTACCTGCTGAACTTGCAGCCTGAGCTATAGATAACAATGTTTCTAACTCGCGTTTTGTACGCCGGGATTGTGAAAGTTCTTCTCCCATAATGACACTGCCAATAACTGCTTCATCATCATCCAAAATTGGCTGCAGTGATATTTTATACGGCCGATAAACGCCAGACTTTTCTATCATGTCTATTTCAATAGTTGTCTTATCCTTTGAGCTTAACCATCGTATAATATTTTCAAGCATATTTATTTGTTCGCTGCTTATTATCTCACGCAAATTCTTTTTTCCTGGGAAAAATGTATCAAATGAATTATTGGATGTTATTATGTCCATATATGTGTTAATAGTGAATATTAATGCCTCAGGACGGTTAATTGAGATTTTAAGTTCCGCTTCCTTTGACCGTAGTATATGTAATCTTGAAGCAGCAGATACAAGTTCGTTTGTTTCTTGAGTATCAAGATCAACAGTTTCAGATATTATCTCAGGTTTTTCAGGGATGGAATGTTTTAAAAACCATAATTTACTCCGGCCCACAAATTTAAAATCTAATATTTCTTTTGCATGCAATATTTCAAGGTATTTAAGCACTGTAGCTCTACTCCGACTTGTACCTCTTGTTATTTTATCCAGCATGCAGTCTTCAGGCGGGTGAGATTTAATATATGACACAATCAGCCTTTCAGTATTTGATAATTCTTCCATGATCTTCATCTCAAATCTTTATACTATATAGTATAATTATATGCTTCCACATATAAATATTATGTACAGCTTGCATTAGCATTATTCTTTTTTATATGGATGTTATTGATAAATTAAAAAGTAAAGTTTAAATACAAGAAATTATACTATAAAGTATAGTTATACTATAAAGTATAGTTTTAATGTATCACATTTTAAGGAGGGCAGATATAATGTATGAAGAAAAAGTAAAAGAATTAAAAGAATTATTAGGACTAAAAGGAAGTCCTGTAGCTGTAAAACTGGTAAAATCAGCCCATGAAATACCTGAAGGTTACTCTAAAATAAGTGAAAAAAAAAGGCACTGTGAATTTGTTCAGGACGCAAGGTTAACTGGAAATAAAGGTTATGCAACTTCTGACGAGCACCTGTGTAAAGGTGGGGCTGGCGTAATGGGAATTGAACCATTACCTGCAAGTGTGGCATCTGGAAAGATGTACCATCAACTTGGAAATTATGAAACTTTAGAAGGCGCACAGGAAACCATAGCTGCTATTCCTAAATCCAGCGAAAATTATTATGCTTCAATTTATTCACCCCTAGAAAGTGCAGAATATGAACCTGATGTAATAGTTCTCGTAATTACACCAAAACAAGCTTTAAGAGTATCTCAAGCTTATTTAAGGGCAAAAGGTGGTAGAATTTCCAGCGACTATTCAGGTATACAATCACTGTGTGCTGATGCAGTAGTGGCCGTAAAAGAGAGGGGAGTACCAAACATGACCCTTGGATGTAGCGGTTCACGTAAATACGCCAAAGTAACAGATGAAGAAGTTGTTATAGGCATACCTCCTAAAAACTTTGTCGATATAGTTGACGCCTTGAAAACATTTAAAGGTAAATGGGGAGAACTTTAGGAGAAAACAGCCATGAAAACAGTGCAAGTTCTGGGAATTAAGGCACCTAATTCAGCTATACTCGCAGAAAACATTATAAAAAACGGTGCAGATGATGGGCTTATCTTAACTCTCAGCCCAGGATCAGAAGAGGGCCTTGAAAACGTAGCAGAGAAATATGGTTTCGCATTTGAAGTTGATAATTTAAAAGACAAGGTTGTTGTTAGAATGACAAAATCACAAGCAGCAGAATTGGACGTTACTGGAGAAACATGCCCCGGACCTATTATACTAGTAGGGGACAAGCTTAGTTCTATGGCAACTGGAGAACGCTTAAAGGTCAAAAGTAAAAGCAGTGAAGCCATTGAAGATATAGCTATTTCCATTCCAGAAATGAATGGTAAAGTGGTTGAAAAAGGTACAGATAACAATAAAACTTATATTTTACTGGAAAAAGTAGAAAAAGCTGCTTCAACATCCGCGGCAGTAGTTAATAGAGATAAAGTGCTTGTTGCACAAAGTAATGGAATAGGTAATGCAGAACGTGCATACGCCACATTCATATTCTCAAAAGCTGCCATCAGTATGGGTAAAAAAGTGACAATATTCCTGCTCATGGATGGAGTAAGTATAGCCAAAAAAGGTAACGCAGAAAAGGTTAAACATCCATCTTTCGATAGATTGGACAATTTAATGATAGAAGTTATTGAAATGGGTGCTAAAGTTTACGTATGCGAACTCAGTGCTGAATTTAGAGGAATGAAACAGGAAGACCTTGTTAAGGGTACCAGCCTCGCAGGGGCTGCAACGTACATAACACTGCTGAGTGACCCTACATACGCAGTTGTAAATTTTTAAGGGAGGAAAAAGAATGCAAGTTACATATCCTGTAATAATACTCGCCATACTGGTGAGCGGTATTGCAAGCGGTTTTATAACATTTAGAATGTCAGG is a genomic window of Methanobacterium veterum containing:
- a CDS encoding DsrE family protein, which translates into the protein MKTVQVLGIKAPNSAILAENIIKNGADDGLILTLSPGSEEGLENVAEKYGFAFEVDNLKDKVVVRMTKSQAAELDVTGETCPGPIILVGDKLSSMATGERLKVKSKSSEAIEDIAISIPEMNGKVVEKGTDNNKTYILLEKVEKAASTSAAVVNRDKVLVAQSNGIGNAERAYATFIFSKAAISMGKKVTIFLLMDGVSIAKKGNAEKVKHPSFDRLDNLMIEVIEMGAKVYVCELSAEFRGMKQEDLVKGTSLAGAATYITLLSDPTYAVVNF